The proteins below come from a single Chryseobacterium bernardetii genomic window:
- the ruvC gene encoding crossover junction endodeoxyribonuclease RuvC: protein MIAEKIILGIDPGTTIMGFGLISVKKGKMEMVSIHELILKKYPNHETKLKYIFEKTLALIDEYHPDEVALEAPFFGKNVQSMLKLGRAQGVAMAASLYRNIPITEYSPKKIKMAITGNGNASKEQVAGMLQNLLKLKEFPTKYLDASDGLAVAVCHHFNSGTITDTKSYSGWDSFLKQNPDRLK from the coding sequence ATGATTGCAGAAAAAATAATTTTAGGTATTGATCCCGGAACTACCATAATGGGATTTGGTCTTATTTCCGTTAAAAAAGGTAAAATGGAGATGGTTTCTATTCATGAACTTATCCTGAAAAAATACCCCAACCATGAGACCAAACTAAAATATATTTTTGAAAAAACTCTCGCTCTTATTGACGAATACCATCCTGATGAAGTAGCATTGGAAGCGCCTTTCTTTGGAAAAAATGTGCAGAGTATGCTAAAACTGGGACGTGCGCAGGGGGTAGCAATGGCTGCCAGTTTATATAGAAATATTCCTATCACAGAATATTCTCCAAAGAAGATCAAAATGGCGATTACAGGAAATGGTAATGCCAGCAAAGAACAGGTGGCAGGAATGCTTCAGAATCTTCTTAAGCTAAAGGAATTCCCAACAAAATATTTAGATGCTTCCGATGGTCTTGCTGTTGCTGTATGTCATCATTTTAATTCCGGAACCATTACGGATACAAAATCGTATTCTGGATGGGATAGCTTTTTGAAGCAGAATCCGGATAGGCTGAAGTAG
- a CDS encoding DUF4407 domain-containing protein codes for MKTNQQTINQTNHKINWFQKFLMICSGGNIHILRKTPSEWNKFSGIGGIVLFTAVFATLSAGYAMYTVFDDIWASIGFGILWGLMIFNLDRYIVSSIKKTGTWWNQILMSVPRLILATFLGIIISKPLELKIFEKEVNKQLNTIIQRNKKQLQGEMTGRILQQSGPFETEKKQIANKIALYQQSYDSASVELEKEILGKESGLTSGKEGFGPNAKRKQQLKEQRRQDLENYQKQVAPRLEYLDKEISKVYTNLETERKSTETFEDKFNGFAARLQALDELGKNSAIIGLAATFIMGLFICLEISPVLVKLISHVGPYDYLLEKTENDFRLYSKEKIEKGNALTDFRVEDFKDNLKK; via the coding sequence ATGAAAACAAACCAACAAACTATAAATCAAACGAATCATAAAATAAATTGGTTCCAGAAGTTCCTGATGATATGCTCCGGCGGGAACATCCATATTTTAAGAAAAACACCAAGTGAATGGAATAAGTTTTCCGGCATTGGAGGTATTGTTCTTTTCACTGCAGTGTTTGCTACCTTATCTGCAGGCTATGCCATGTATACAGTATTTGATGATATCTGGGCATCAATAGGGTTTGGAATCCTTTGGGGATTAATGATCTTTAATCTGGATCGGTACATCGTATCTTCTATCAAAAAGACCGGAACATGGTGGAATCAGATCCTGATGTCTGTTCCCCGATTAATCCTTGCAACCTTTCTGGGAATTATTATTTCTAAACCTTTAGAGCTAAAAATCTTTGAAAAGGAAGTAAACAAGCAGTTAAACACCATTATTCAAAGGAATAAAAAGCAGCTTCAGGGTGAAATGACCGGAAGAATTCTTCAACAGAGCGGCCCCTTCGAAACAGAAAAGAAACAGATCGCAAATAAAATAGCTTTATACCAGCAGTCTTATGATTCTGCTTCTGTAGAACTTGAAAAAGAAATTTTAGGGAAAGAATCCGGTTTAACGAGCGGAAAAGAAGGTTTTGGGCCTAATGCCAAACGTAAACAACAATTGAAAGAGCAACGCAGGCAGGATCTTGAAAATTATCAGAAACAGGTAGCTCCGAGGCTGGAATATCTGGATAAAGAGATTTCAAAGGTATATACCAATCTTGAAACCGAAAGAAAGTCAACGGAAACTTTTGAAGATAAATTCAACGGCTTTGCGGCCCGGCTTCAGGCTTTGGATGAGCTAGGTAAAAATTCTGCCATTATAGGATTGGCAGCCACGTTTATCATGGGACTGTTTATCTGTCTTGAAATTTCCCCGGTGCTGGTAAAATTAATCTCTCATGTAGGGCCTTACGACTATCTTTTAGAAAAAACAGAAAACGATTTCAGACTTTACTCTAAGGAAAAAATTGAAAAAGGAAATGCATTAACCGACTTCAGAGTTGAGGATTTCAAGGATAATCTAAAAAAATAA